From the Balearica regulorum gibbericeps isolate bBalReg1 chromosome 4, bBalReg1.pri, whole genome shotgun sequence genome, one window contains:
- the LOC142601832 gene encoding shootin-1-like isoform X1: MAWAGGGAGQLSAILESDSSEEEEDEEKEEEGEEAAMGQQQLPLGQEVDEAEERLAELEQASQALLAELSALETEFEIERTCRQQAEAYAAQVKQENKQLKRLSLAPTAPLALPEEEPPEEDPDPAQRYGQQLEDLQEKISWLLAQRKDLTIQVQELQRQNQDLQDQLEMGQEEQQRLRAALGTSQRALRSFKRVSQIVTQDYCEAMQQLELEQDLRLHAEAFAHEMLVQKKEANRQSSILLQSAGPSAQLLAALQEVGRLTRALEEARQEQQQRVKELEEQLGRRPEPEELDLARAALAEAEDEKLQLRKRLREAERRLAGLEEEVGSLQKKLAQDPLPQNQTPEPVAPAPPPPPPLPPPAPAVPVDPLSAIRQRKGLANTRCSKPETDDAKARAVQEMMERIKNGVVLRPAKERVPLDQGPAAAAGKRRSAALELQGILGAMRRASRRPSGRQSSLKGRDRQLESILQRRRRAVDASLPAPPPAPGPPQQDHEDAGAAGRTEPGDKDIGTAPPGRSPESGGDGVPFRARVVSGLPRTRPLACLARDRGEPG, translated from the exons ATggcctgggctgggggaggcgCGGGGCAGCTCTCAG CCATCCTGGAGTCAGAcagcagtgaggaggaggaggacgaagagaaggaggaagagggtgaAGAGGCAGCTATGGGGCAG cagcagctgccccttGGGCAGGAGGTGGACGAAGCGGAGGAGCGGCTGGCCGAGCTCGAGCAAG CGTCGCAGGCACTGCTGGCCGAGCTCTCGGCGCTGGAGACGGAGTTTGAGATCGAGAGGACGTGCCGGCAGCAAGCCGAAGCCTACGCAGCCCAG GTGAAGCAGGAGAACAAGCAACTGAAGCGGCTCAGCCTGGCCCCGACGGCCCCCCTGGCCCTGCCCGAGGAGGAGCCCCCCGAGGAGGACCCCGACCCTGCCCAGCGCTAcgggcagcagctggagg ATCTGCAGGAGAAGATCTCCTGGCTGCTGGCGCAGCGGAAGGACCTCACCATCCAGGTCCAGGAGCTGCAGCGGCAGAACCAGGACCTGCAGGACCAG ctggagatggggcaggaggagcagcagcgcCTGCGGGCAGCCCTGGGCACCAGCCAGCGGGCGCTGAGGTCCTTCAAGAGAG TGTCGCAGATCGTCACCCAGGATTACTGCGAGGCgatgcagcagctggagctggagcaggaccTGCGCCTACACGCCGAAGCCTTCGCCCACGAG ATGCTGGTGCAAAAGAAGGAGGCGAACAGGCAGAGCTCGATCCTGCTGCAGAGCGCGGGGCCCAGcgcccagctgctggcagccctgcaGGAGGTGGGACGCCTGACCCGGGCGCTGGAGgaggccaggcaggagcagcagcagcgg gtgaaggagctggaggagcagctggggaggcGGCCGGAGCCGGAGGAGCTGGATCTGGCCCGAGCCGCTCTGGCCGAGGCGGAGGACGAGAAGCTGCAGCTGAGGAAGCGGCTGCGGGAGGCTGAGAGGCGGCTggcggggctggaggaggaag TGGGGTCGCTGCAGAAGAAGCTGGCGCAGGACCCGCTGCCGCAGAACCAGACCCCCGAGCCGGTTGCGCCcgcgccaccgccgccgccaccgctgCCACCACCCGCACCCGCCGTCCCCGTGGA CCCGCTCTCGGCGATCCGGCAGAGGAAGGGGCTGGCAAACACCCGGTGCA GCAAGCCAGAAACGGACGATGCTAAAGCCCGCGCCGTGCAGGAGATGATGGAGCGGATAAAGAACGGGGTGGTCCTGAGGCCCGCAAAGGAGCGGGTGCCCCTGGACCAG GGTCCGGCAGCGGCGGCCGGCAAGCGGAGGAGCGCGGCTCTGGAGCTGCAGGGCATCCTG ggtgCCATGAGGAGGGCGAGCAGGAGGCCCAGCGGGCGGCAGAGCAGCCTgaagggcagggacaggcagctggAGTCCATCCTGCAGCGGCGGCGCCGGGCCGTGGATgcctccctgcccgccccgccgcctgCCCCCGGTCCCCCGCAGCAGGACCACGAGGATGCCGGGGCTGCGGGAAGGACGGAGCCTG GGGACAAGGACATCGGCACGGCTCCACCTGGGCGCTCGCCGGAGAGCGGTGGGGACGGGGTCCCGTTCAGAGCCCGGGTGGTCAGCGGCCTCCCCAGGACCCGGCCCCTCGCCTGCCTGGCCAGGGACAGGGGGGAGCCGGGGTAG
- the LOC142601832 gene encoding shootin-1-like isoform X2 has translation MAWAGGGAGQLSAILESDSSEEEEDEEKEEEGEEAAMGQQLPLGQEVDEAEERLAELEQASQALLAELSALETEFEIERTCRQQAEAYAAQVKQENKQLKRLSLAPTAPLALPEEEPPEEDPDPAQRYGQQLEDLQEKISWLLAQRKDLTIQVQELQRQNQDLQDQLEMGQEEQQRLRAALGTSQRALRSFKRVSQIVTQDYCEAMQQLELEQDLRLHAEAFAHEMLVQKKEANRQSSILLQSAGPSAQLLAALQEVGRLTRALEEARQEQQQRVKELEEQLGRRPEPEELDLARAALAEAEDEKLQLRKRLREAERRLAGLEEEVGSLQKKLAQDPLPQNQTPEPVAPAPPPPPPLPPPAPAVPVDPLSAIRQRKGLANTRCSKPETDDAKARAVQEMMERIKNGVVLRPAKERVPLDQGPAAAAGKRRSAALELQGILGAMRRASRRPSGRQSSLKGRDRQLESILQRRRRAVDASLPAPPPAPGPPQQDHEDAGAAGRTEPGDKDIGTAPPGRSPESGGDGVPFRARVVSGLPRTRPLACLARDRGEPG, from the exons ATggcctgggctgggggaggcgCGGGGCAGCTCTCAG CCATCCTGGAGTCAGAcagcagtgaggaggaggaggacgaagagaaggaggaagagggtgaAGAGGCAGCTATGGGGCAG cagctgccccttGGGCAGGAGGTGGACGAAGCGGAGGAGCGGCTGGCCGAGCTCGAGCAAG CGTCGCAGGCACTGCTGGCCGAGCTCTCGGCGCTGGAGACGGAGTTTGAGATCGAGAGGACGTGCCGGCAGCAAGCCGAAGCCTACGCAGCCCAG GTGAAGCAGGAGAACAAGCAACTGAAGCGGCTCAGCCTGGCCCCGACGGCCCCCCTGGCCCTGCCCGAGGAGGAGCCCCCCGAGGAGGACCCCGACCCTGCCCAGCGCTAcgggcagcagctggagg ATCTGCAGGAGAAGATCTCCTGGCTGCTGGCGCAGCGGAAGGACCTCACCATCCAGGTCCAGGAGCTGCAGCGGCAGAACCAGGACCTGCAGGACCAG ctggagatggggcaggaggagcagcagcgcCTGCGGGCAGCCCTGGGCACCAGCCAGCGGGCGCTGAGGTCCTTCAAGAGAG TGTCGCAGATCGTCACCCAGGATTACTGCGAGGCgatgcagcagctggagctggagcaggaccTGCGCCTACACGCCGAAGCCTTCGCCCACGAG ATGCTGGTGCAAAAGAAGGAGGCGAACAGGCAGAGCTCGATCCTGCTGCAGAGCGCGGGGCCCAGcgcccagctgctggcagccctgcaGGAGGTGGGACGCCTGACCCGGGCGCTGGAGgaggccaggcaggagcagcagcagcgg gtgaaggagctggaggagcagctggggaggcGGCCGGAGCCGGAGGAGCTGGATCTGGCCCGAGCCGCTCTGGCCGAGGCGGAGGACGAGAAGCTGCAGCTGAGGAAGCGGCTGCGGGAGGCTGAGAGGCGGCTggcggggctggaggaggaag TGGGGTCGCTGCAGAAGAAGCTGGCGCAGGACCCGCTGCCGCAGAACCAGACCCCCGAGCCGGTTGCGCCcgcgccaccgccgccgccaccgctgCCACCACCCGCACCCGCCGTCCCCGTGGA CCCGCTCTCGGCGATCCGGCAGAGGAAGGGGCTGGCAAACACCCGGTGCA GCAAGCCAGAAACGGACGATGCTAAAGCCCGCGCCGTGCAGGAGATGATGGAGCGGATAAAGAACGGGGTGGTCCTGAGGCCCGCAAAGGAGCGGGTGCCCCTGGACCAG GGTCCGGCAGCGGCGGCCGGCAAGCGGAGGAGCGCGGCTCTGGAGCTGCAGGGCATCCTG ggtgCCATGAGGAGGGCGAGCAGGAGGCCCAGCGGGCGGCAGAGCAGCCTgaagggcagggacaggcagctggAGTCCATCCTGCAGCGGCGGCGCCGGGCCGTGGATgcctccctgcccgccccgccgcctgCCCCCGGTCCCCCGCAGCAGGACCACGAGGATGCCGGGGCTGCGGGAAGGACGGAGCCTG GGGACAAGGACATCGGCACGGCTCCACCTGGGCGCTCGCCGGAGAGCGGTGGGGACGGGGTCCCGTTCAGAGCCCGGGTGGTCAGCGGCCTCCCCAGGACCCGGCCCCTCGCCTGCCTGGCCAGGGACAGGGGGGAGCCGGGGTAG